AACGGCATCTTTAAGTTTTTCTTGAGATACGGATTCTGTATGCTGAGTAGAAAGAACTATCGAGGTGATTTTTTCAGGCTCTCCGTTAACGTATCTGACGGAAACCTGCGATTTGCCGTCCGGCCTTATGAAATCGAGAACTCCGGATTTTCTAACTTCGGCAAGTCTTTTGGTTAATTTATGTGCATAATAAATAGGCGCAGGCATAAAATCTTCCGTCTCGGAAGTTGCGTATCCGAACATCAAACCCTGATCGCCGGCACCCTGATCTTCGTCTTTTTCACGCACCACGCCCATTCTGATGTCCGAAGACTGCTTTCCTACTGCGGCTATTATTCCACAGCTTTTATAATCGAAACCTATGGATGAATCGTCGTACCCTATTTCTTTTATAACTTTTCTTATTATATCCTGATAATTTACCGTTCCGTTTGACGTAACTTCGCCGGCAATAGCCACAAGACCGGTGGTTACCATTGTTTCTAAAGCAACTTTAGAATGTTTGTCCTGCCCTATAAAGGCATCTAAAATAGAGTCTGATATTTTATCGCAAATTTTATCGGGATGACCTTCCGTTACGGATTCCGAAGTAAAAATAAAACTTGATTTTTTATTTTTCATAATAAACCACCTTTAATTTAATGTTTAAAAAATATACTAAAAAAATTCACCTATATATTATATAACTATATGATAATATCATATAATAAATATATCATAAAATCAATAAATTTTGCGGTTTTTTTTCGATTTATTTCCTTTGAACGTCTCTATGATAAAAAGTAATTCCGTAATCTTCATTAATGCCTGCAAGCCTTTTTTTTAATTCTTCGACTATAAACACCGACCTGTGAACGCCGCCGGTACATCCAATAGCTGCGGTAAAATAAGATTTATTTTCTTTTTTATAAAGAGGAAGCGTAAAAGTTAAAAAATCCGATATGCGGGTTATAAATTCATCGCTCTCTTTAAACGACAGCATATATTCGGCTATTTCCGAATCGAAACCGGTAAGATTTTTAAGTTGCGGCATAAAATAAGGGTTAGGAAGAAACCGCGCGTCAAAAAGCGTATCGGCGGAAAGCGGAATGCCGTATTTAAAACCGAAGGAGATTATTTTAACCGAAAATTGAGCTGAAGATAAAAGACCGTCCAGATGGGCAGATAAGATGCCCTCTAAATCGTGTATTTTAATATCGGATGTGTCTATTACCGCATCTGCATTGCCCTTTGCATTATTAAGAAGTTTGCGTTCTTTTTTGACCGCCGTAGTTATATCGCCTTCCGAGAGAGGATGTTTTCTTCTTGTTTCGGAATATCTCCTTATTACTACGTCGTCTCTTGCGTCTAAAAAAATAAATTTAAAAAAACATGCCCGCTTTTTTAAAAATTTGATATAGTCTTCAAACTCTTTTAAAAAACTTTTTTCCCTGATATCTATAACAAAAAGTATGTTTTTAAGGCGGGCGGCCAACCCTAATTCAAAAAATTTCGGCAGCAAAATCATCGGCATATTATCTACGCAAAAAAAACCTCTATCTTCAAGAATTTTTAACGCCGAAGACTTTCCCGAACCGGAAATACCGCTTATTATCAGTATATTTGGTTTTTCGGTATTTTCGGATTTTGATTGATAAATAGACACGTCAATTATATTTAATTTATACGTTTAAATTTAATTTCCGTTACCGTTGCATATGTAAATCGCTTTATTGATTAAAATTCAGGGGTTATCATAGAAATTTCGCCGTCATCGCCGCGATAAATGAAAGATACTTTGGATGATTCTTTATCTTTGAAAATTATAAAATCTTTGTTTCTTTTTTCTAATTTATGCAAGGCTTCTTTAACGCTTAACGGCTGTCTTTCATAATCGTCTTTTATTGCAATATCTAAAGACGAATCGTCGTCTGTTTCGGAAAATAAGTCCGCTCCTTCTTCTACGTGCTCTTTTCTTCTCATCTTCTCCTTATGCTTTTTAATC
The DNA window shown above is from Candidatus Acidulodesulfobacterium acidiphilum and carries:
- the rapZ gene encoding RNase adapter RapZ, translating into MIDVSIYQSKSENTEKPNILIISGISGSGKSSALKILEDRGFFCVDNMPMILLPKFFELGLAARLKNILFVIDIREKSFLKEFEDYIKFLKKRACFFKFIFLDARDDVVIRRYSETRRKHPLSEGDITTAVKKERKLLNNAKGNADAVIDTSDIKIHDLEGILSAHLDGLLSSAQFSVKIISFGFKYGIPLSADTLFDARFLPNPYFMPQLKNLTGFDSEIAEYMLSFKESDEFITRISDFLTFTLPLYKKENKSYFTAAIGCTGGVHRSVFIVEELKKRLAGINEDYGITFYHRDVQRK
- the raiA gene encoding ribosome-associated translation inhibitor RaiA, coding for MNIAVTFKHIDSSDAIRQYAESKFPKLEKYLNNIMDVHITLSIERVDHKESGVAQIKLTAKNLTVNAEEKSADIYSAIDLLLEKVESQIKKHKEKMRRKEHVEEGADLFSETDDDSSLDIAIKDDYERQPLSVKEALHKLEKRNKDFIIFKDKESSKVSFIYRGDDGEISMITPEF
- a CDS encoding methionine adenosyltransferase, which produces MKNKKSSFIFTSESVTEGHPDKICDKISDSILDAFIGQDKHSKVALETMVTTGLVAIAGEVTSNGTVNYQDIIRKVIKEIGYDDSSIGFDYKSCGIIAAVGKQSSDIRMGVVREKDEDQGAGDQGLMFGYATSETEDFMPAPIYYAHKLTKRLAEVRKSGVLDFIRPDGKSQVSVRYVNGEPEKITSIVLSTQHTESVSQEKLKDAVIAEVIDKTIPADLMDKDTKFFINPTGRFVIGGPNGDTGLTGRKIIVDTYGGMGRHGGGAFSGKDPSKVDRSGSYMARYIAKNIVGSGIAKKCEVQIAYAIGIAEPVSVMANTFGTGIYPDEAISDAVLEVFSLKPYNIVKTLDLLRPIYSKTSNYGHFGRFDEDFVWEKLLKIEEIKEVSANLSKVKEHV